GATGTTTTTGTAACCAGGTGAAATACAACCGCcagtgagggggaaaaaatgggaCCATgtggaaaaaggtaaaaaaaatatatatattcttaCATTTTCTTTGACAGATTGTATGAAGCAAGGAATTTCATTTTTTgcatggtcaacttcatttcattcattaatatacatccatttgtGCATTTCTGCACCACATTCCAAAAAGGTTGGGATAGGAGCAATTTAGTGCTAGCACTGAGGGTTAAAAAAggtattaaaattaaataaagatgATATTtaaaacaggtgattgtaatcacaATTTAGTACAAAAGCAGGATCCAAAAAAGGGTGTTTTTGAGGAATAAAAATGGGTAGATGATCTCCAGTTTGTCGACAGATGCATGACAAAATTATTgaaattgtttaaaaaataatCTTCGTCAAAGcaagattggaagggatttgcatattcctACTTCTACATTCTGTAATATTGTTAAACAAGCCCAGGAATCTGGAGGCATTTTACATCAAGGAATATTTTTAGATCAACATATTCTGCCTTTTCCAGagatgtccatgcatttttcaacattacaatgcaaaaccacattctgcacacattacaaaggcatggctgtggaagTGGGTATACTGgactagcctgcctgcagtcctgaactGTCCCTAATAGAGAATGTGTGGCATAAAAATGCAAGAACTGCATACTGTTACACACTTTAAAACGTGTTTGCAAGATGAATTTGACAAtataacacctgaaacacttcatcGCTTGGTATCCTCAGTGCCAAATTGTCTTTTGTATGTTGTGAGAAGAAATgggaacattacaaagtggtaaatgctgtagcgtcccaactttttttttttttcttttttgaatgtgttgcaggcctgaaatgatgAAAAACCCCTTATTGCCccttggcttgcctctactggtggttggctctcactgcggtattgtatcacttcctgttccggagcacagcggtgttttgctgtatttgttagctgtttaatctgcgcagttagattgatctagttacctagataatgatttgtttcacagtgtaatcttcacgtgccttaactaaagcactccctctgctgaatcacctctaaattatttacacattattcacttttgtttttaggaatccgctagcttagcgcagctactagctcttagctggtttagcatggtggcttctcctgtctctcctgcacttttctgctctgggtgtgaaatgtttagttattcctcagcctcctttagcagtaatggtacttgtaataagtgtagcttattcgtagctttggaggccaggctgggcaaattggagactcgactccgcaccgtggaaaattctacagctagccaggcccctgtagtcggtgcggaccaaggtagcttagccgccgttagtttccctctggcagatcccgagcagccgggaaagcaggccgactgggtgactgtgaggaggaagcgtagtcctaaacagaagccccctgtacaccaccaacccgttcacatttctaaccatttttccccactcgaagacacacccgccgaggatcaaactctggttactggcgactctgttttgagaaatgtgaagttagcgacaccagcaaccatggtcaattgtcttccgggggccagagcaggcgacattgaaggaaatttgaaactgctggctaaggctaagcataaatttggtaagattgtaattcacgtcggcagtaatgacacccggttacgccaatcggaggtcactaaaattaacattgaatcggtgtgtaactttgcaaaaacaatgtcggactctgtagttttctctgggcccctccccaatcggaccgggagtgacatgtttagccgcatgttctccttgaattgctggctgtctgagtggtgtccaaaaaatgagatgggcttcatagataattggcaaagcttctggggaaaacctggtcttgttaggagagacggcatccatcccactttggatggagcagctctcatttctagaaatctggccaattttcttaaatcctccaaaccgtgactatccagggttgggaccaggaagcagagttgtagtagtcttacacacctctctgcagcttctctccccctgccatcccctcattaccccatccccgtagagacggtgcctgctcccagaccaccaataaccagcaaaaatctatttaagcataaaaattcaaaaagaaaaaataatatagcaccttcaactgcaccacagactaaaacagttaaatgtggtctattaaacattaggtctctctcttctaagtccctgttagtaaatgatataataattgatcaacatattgatttattctgccttacagaaacctggttacagcaggatgaatatgttagtttaaatgagtcaacacccccgagtcacactaactgccagaatgctcgtagcacgggcagaggcggaggattagcagcaatcttccattccagcttattaattaatcaaaaacccagacagagctttaattcatttgaaagcttgactcttagtcttgtccatccaaattggaagtcccaaaaaacagttttatttgttattatctatcgtccacctggtcgttactgtgagtttctctgtgaattttcagaccttttgtctgacttagtgcttagctcagataagataattatagtgggcgattttaacatccacacagatgctgagaatgacagcctcaacactgcatttaatctattattagactcaattggctttgctcaaaatgtaaatgagtccacccaccactttaatcatatcttagatcttgttctgacttatggtatggaaatcgaagacttaacagtattccctgaaaactcccttctgtctgatcatttcttaataacatttacatttactctgatggactacccagcagtggggaataagtttcattacactagaagtctttcagaaagcgctgtaactaggtttaaggatatgattccttctttatgttctctaatgccatataccaacacagtgcagagtagctacctaaactctgtaagtgagatagagtatctcatcaatagttttacatcctcattgaagacaactttggatgcggtagctcctctgaaaaagagagctttaaatcagaagtgcctgactccgtggtataactcacaaactcgcagcttaaagcagataacccgtaacttggagaggaaatggcgtctcactaatttagaagatcttcacttagcctggaaaaagagtctgttgctctataaaaaagccctccgtaaagctaggacatcttactactcatcactaattgaagaaaataagaacaaccccaggtttcttttcagcactgtagccaggctgacaaagagtcagagctctattgagccgagtattcctttaactttaactagtaatgacttcatgactttctttgctaataaaattttaactattagagaaaaaattactcataaccatcctaaagacgtatcgttatctttggctgctttcagtgatgccggtatttggttagactctttctctccgattgttctgtctgagttattttcattagttacttcatccaaaccatcaacatgtctgttagaccccattcctaccaggctgctcaaggaagccctaccattatttaatgcttcgatcttaaatatgatcaatctatctttattagttggctatgtaccacaggcttttaaggtggcagtaattaaaccattacttaaaaagccatcacttgacccagctatcttagctaattataggccaatcgccaaccttccttttctctcaaattcttgaaagggtagttgtaaaacagctaactgatcatctgcagaggaatggtctatttgaagagtttcagtcaggttttagaattcatcatagtacagaaacagcattagtgaaggttacaaatgatcttcttatggcctcagacagtggactcatctctgtgcttgttctgttagacctcagtgctgcttttgatactgttgaccataaaattttattacagagattagagcatgccataggtattaaaggcactgcgctgcggtggtttgaatcatatttatctaatagattagtatttgttcatgtaaatggggaatcttcttcacagactaaagttaattatggagttccacaaggttctgtgctaggaccaattttattcactttatacatgcttcccttaggcagtattattagacggcattgcttaaattttcattgttacgcagatgatacccagctttatctatccatgaagccagaggacacacaccaattagccaaactgcaggattgtcttacagacataaagacatggatgacctctaatttcctgcttttaaactcagataaaactgaagttattgtacttggccccacaaatcttagaaacatggtgtctaaccagatccttactctggatggcattaccctgacctctagtaatactgtgagaaatcttggagtcatttttgatcaggatatgtcattcaaagcgcatactaaacaaatatgtaggactgcttttttgcattcacgcaatatctctaaaattagaaaggtcttgtctcagagtgatgctgaaaaactaattcatgcatttatttcctctaggctggactattgtaattcattattatcaggttgtcctaaaagttccctgaaaagccttcagttaattcaaaatgctgcagctagagtactgacggggactagaaggagagagcatatctcacccatattggcctctcttcattggcttcctgttaattctagaatagaatttaaaattcttcttcttacttataaggttttgaataatcaggtcccatcttatcttagggacctcatagtaccatatcaccccaatagagcgctttgctctcagactgcaggcttacttgtagttcctagggtttgtaagagtagaatgggaggcagagccttcagctttcaggctcctctcctgtggaaccagctcccatttcagatcagggagacagacaccctctctacttttaagattaggcttaaaactttcctttttgctaaagcttatagttagggctggatcaggtgaccctgaaccatcccttagttatgctgctatagacttagactgctggggggttcccatgatgcactgagcgtttctttctctttttgctctgtatgcaccactctgcatttaatcattagtgattgatctctgctcccctccacagcatgtctttttcctggttctctccctcagccccaaccagtcccagcagaagactgcccctccctgagcctggttctgctggaggtttcttcctgttaaaagggagtttttccttcccactgtcgccaagtgcttgctcacagggggtcgttttgaccgttggggtttttacgtaattattgtatggccttgccttacaatataaagcgccttggggcaactgtttgttgtgatttggcgctatataaataaaattgattgattgattgatatacacataaaattaagttgaccatgtaaaacatgaaatttcttgagttctgggtcttccccggggtctcctcaaggctggatgtgcctggaaaccCCTCCCTAagaaggtgcccagggggcatccttcagATGCCAGAACtggattgtactgttgtctataaatctgtcgaATTGAAAATCAGCAAATAATGGCAACTCATCATAATTAAATGGGTTTTTTAATTTTCACACTTttctaacattacttaacctacttcagtgcaacatatagcctaccataaatgtaaaaataacttCAATATGCTCTCCTTAGGACTATGACTAGTGGACCTTAGGACTAATGAGAAGTTCTCTTGCTACCATAAGCTGCAATCAAGATGTTTTTGTAAACAGATGAATTAATCCTACAAAACTAAACATTGTCACCTGAAGCTACACTGACCTTGGATGTTTTGTAACTAGGTCAACTTAAACCTACAAAACTAAATTTTGGTAGCATTACACTAAAGGTGATGAAGCAAAACGTTGCTAGCATTAGCTGCACTCGCCTCATATGTTTTATAACCAGGTGAATGTAACCCTGCAAAGCTAAATTTTGGTAGCATTACACTAAAGGTGATGAAGCAAAACGTTGCTAGCATTAGCTGCACTCGCCTCATATGTTTTATAACCAGGTGAACGTAACCCTGCAAAGCTAAATTTTGGTAGCATTACACTAGAGGTGATGAAGCAAAATGTTGCTAGCATTAGCTACACTTGCCTCATATGTTTTATAACCAGGTGAACGTAACCCTGCAAAGCTAAATTTTGGTAGCATTACACTAAAGGTGATGAAGCAAAACATTGCTAGCATTAGCTGCACTCGCCTCATGTGTTTTATAACCAGGTGAACATAACCCTGCAAAGCTAAATTTTGGTAGCATTACACTAGAGGTGACAAAGCAAAATGTTGCTAGCATTAGCTGCACTCGCCTCATGTGTTTTATAACCAGGTGAACATAACCCTGCAAAGCTAAATTTTGGTAGCATTACACTAAAGGTGATGAAGCAAAACGTTGCTAGCATTAGCTACACTCGCCTCATGTTTTGTAACCAGCTGAGATAAATGCTAAACATGATTATTTACATACACTAGCCTAAGCTTTAGCTGCAGTCACATGAGATGTTTTTGTGTTAATCACTGAGCTTTTCCCAAAAGCTGACATTTGTATTTTCTGAAAATTTGACCTCAAAAATAACTGCTTGGCATCCTTCACACTGATCATATTAGCCAGttcaagaaattactttttgagTGCACATAAGTATGTCAgaccaaaaaaatgtatttttccgCAATAATATGAACACCCCTTTACAGTGAAGCACCATTGCAGCCCAACTCTTTGTTACGATCTCAAAATGAATTCATAGCTTGTTTCATTTCTTTATATAGAcatgtttttttccttttgaagaagtcttctttaaataaataacacaaataTAGTCATACACCATATATAGATAGACATATATAAACTGCATTTCATATAACTTAAATAATTTATATGTacactccctccctccctccccatCCCTGTTCTTCCAATACAGCAGCCCTGCACCTGCTTGTGGATTTACAGAACAACAATGTGAAATACCATTTTAATGGACCCATAATATCTTCAGTAGAAATATAAATGTTTCGGTTCATTGCCATGACATGTAATCCTGGTGTGGGGAGTGCTGAGAGCAAGAGATAAAATCCTAGAGAGGCAGAATAATTCCAAACGGGATGGAAGTCCCCAGCAGGTCTTGTATGGGTTTATTTACGTCCTCCGATTTTTCCTCGATAAAGCGCAAACGCAGGAAGAGTTTATCCGTATCCACCGCCAGCCCACTGCATTTCGAAGTTCTGTCAATGCTCTGACGTACGTCTGTGATGTCTTGCACTGCGAGTTCCAGTTCTTTTCATCGATACCCCTGCAGCCGCCCCTGAAGGGCCTGGCGGTTTGACAGCGCGTCTCATAAAAGTACTGTTTAACATCCTGCGTTGCGGTAGTTTTAATTTTATCCAGAACAGTGACAGGTCGGCCCCTTATGTCCACTGCCTGGGTTTTATCCGTCACCCACCGGCTTTCGCTGTCGCACACAGAGTACTCCCCGCGATAACTCTTGTGCTCAGCGTAACGCTTTTTTCGTGTCTTATTTCCTACCGCCACATCTGGTTCACCACTCATGTAGTCATCTGCGAGGTACAGTGGTGGCGGCTGAAGTGGCGGGCGGTCGCTGAGCAGCACCCGAGGTGAGTGGTATCGTTTGTGTTGCCTGAGTAAGTCTGAGTTCAGCAGGAAGATCGGCTGCTCCAACGCGCCCTCACTGCTCTCGCCGACGTGACCTCCTGTCCCTCGTTGCTCTACATCGTGCTGCTCCTCTGAGGGGAAGTTTGCGCTAGGTGAGCCCAGAGGAGGTAGCATATCGCTGGACTCAGCATCCCTGGATTTTCCCTGTTGACCCTGGCTGACCCTCGTTTTTCCCCTTGTCAGGTCAGCTTGAAGGAGCTGGATAATAAGAGAGTTAATTGGGTCTGGACTCGgttgtggctgctgctgctggtaaTGACTGCTGTCCATGTTGGTTACCTGGATACCATAGAGGTACACTAGGACCATCACATACAGCAGGATGGACATCACTAGATTCAC
The window above is part of the Thalassophryne amazonica chromosome 22, fThaAma1.1, whole genome shotgun sequence genome. Proteins encoded here:
- the ntf3 gene encoding neurotrophin-3, coding for MVTFITILQVNLVMSILLYVMVLVYLYGIQVTNMDSSHYQQQQPQPSPDPINSLIIQLLQADLTRGKTRVSQGQQGKSRDAESSDMLPPLGSPSANFPSEEQHDVEQRGTGGHVGESSEGALEQPIFLLNSDLLRQHKRYHSPRVLLSDRPPLQPPPLYLADDYMSGEPDVAVGNKTRKKRYAEHKSYRGEYSVCDSESRWVTDKTQAVDIRGRPVTVLDKIKTTATQDVKQYFYETRCQTARPFRGGCRGIDEKNWNSQCKTSQTYVRALTELRNAVGWRWIRINSSCVCALSRKNRRT